CCCCAGTCACGCCGCAGCCATTCTGGACCATCGACCAAGTTGGTCAAATCCTCACGGCTGCCAAACCACCGTACCAAGAGTACTTCCACTTTCTAGCATACACCGGCGCTCGCGCCGGCGAAGCCATTTGGCTAACGTGGGACGACGTTGATTTCGTCAACAGCGTCATCCATATTCGAGCTAAAGAGGGCTGGAAGCCCAAGACAGGCGACCAGCGCGTCGTGCCTATGGGGGCGGAACTGCGCGAAGTGCTTGTGCAGCAGCCGCGGCAATGGCGCTGGGTATTTACGGCGCGACCATCGGCCAAATGCCCCGTCGCTGGCCGACAAATCTCTGACCGTCGAGCCCTCAGTCATTTGAAGACGGTACTGAAAAAGTTGCAATTGGTTGGCCACCAACATACCTTCCGTCATTCCTTTATCTCGCACGCATTAACCCAGGGCGTGCCGGAAGCGATCGTCCGCAAATGGGTCGGTCACGTGGACGCTCGCATCATGAAAACGTACACCCACATCGCCGACCAAATTTCGCAACAGGCGATGCTCGGTCTATTCGCAAAAGACGATAAAGAGCCTCGACAAGAGCACCGGACGTCAGCGTGACGTCCGGCGGATATGCACAGTTGTGTGCACACTGACCAGGAGAAGAAACATGTTGACCTTCGAAAGCTTTGCAAATCAACACGTTACGAACGCGCGCTGGCGCGTTAGCGGAGGGCACGGGACTCGAACCCGCAACCGGTTGCCCGGCACCTGAATTCCAATCAGGACGCTAGCCATTCGCTTACCCTCCAGAAATGGCGTGAACCCCTAATGATAGAACACTTTACGCCACATGCAATCCGCGATTCGGCGCACGACGCGGGAGCCTAGAATTCCCGCACAGGAATAGAGAGCGCGTCGCGGCCCTAGCACCAGGGCATACGCGACTTAGAGGCGAGCAGAGCGCCGGCAATTAATCAACGGCTCTGCGTGCCGCGCCCTCCGGCGTACTGGCGGCGTGCATCCGCAGAATGCGGCGAGAAGAATGTTCCAGCCAACCTTACGGCGGCGAAACCATGTTTTCGTCGGCGCGGTTTCCGAGGTCGCGATGGATAATCGCATCGATGTCGTAAGAAATGTCGCGAACGCTGCCATCGCAGAACGACACGTTCCAAGTGGCGACATGGGCTGAGCCGTAGCGACCGGCCGTGACTTCGTCGGTAACGACGACGCCATCGAACAGCGGCGTCGCGAGCACATAGTTGAGCCCAACGAGCCAACCGGTGCTGCGATAGTTGTCGTTATTGAATCCGGTGCACCAGGTCTCGTTGTCGCCGCTATTCAGTCCCGACTCGTAGTCGCCGTGGGGAATGTATCGCTCGCCGACCAAGTAGGTCGACGACAAGCCGTCGAGCACATGGCGCGTGGCGACCTTGCTCCGTTCATAGGAAACGCCCGTCATTGTCGGCTCGCCGTTCGGAAGCTGCAAGAATCGCGATTGGTCGCTTCCCCAAATGCGGTTGGCCGTCCAAACGTCGGCATCGATGTAGTTTTTAGGCCCCTGCCCCAGCGCGTCGTTGTGCCACTCGCTGTAGACGTGCCCCGAATTGATCGCGTAATCGCTCCGACCAGCGGCGACGGGGGTGTTCGAGTTAAAGAAGCCGAGGCTCCCGCCCTCGTGAGCCGAAAGCGGATAGGTGCGGTTCGCGCGTCGCGACGGACAATTGAGCACGGAGAGGGGAGATTCTACGATCTGGCAGGCGCCAACCCGCTGGTCTCGCGTCAACACATAGGGATCGCCGTCAGAGGCGAGTTGGTGCAGCGCGCTCTGCTCGCAGTAGGGAAGCAGGTTGAACATCCAACCGCCGGGCTGATCTTTGCCAAACCCGCGGTCGGCGTCGCCCAGCCAATACCATCCCCAGCCGCCGGTCGGAAAGTGCCCCTGCCCGTCATGGTGGCTGAGCGAGGCCAGTGCAAGCTGCTTGAGATTGTTTTTGCACTGAGTGCGCCGCGCCGACTCGCGAGCCGATTGAACGGCCGGCAGCAACACGGCGATCAACATCGAGATGACGGCAATCGCCATCAACAGCTCGATCATCGTGAACGCACGCTGAGAAGTCCGCGCTGGGCGAATCCCGCGGCTCTGGAATTGCCGCGTCGTAGCCGATGTTCGCTGGTAGGCGGTCATGGCGTCTCGTCGCATTGCTGTCGGCCGCAAACGAGGGTCTCGCCTCACGATTGACGGCAGCGTCTTGGCAAGCTGCTGCGACTCTCGTTGGCGTCGACCGCGTCTGGGCGTGCGTCGAACTTCGGACTCAACCGGCTACTCGCCGAGTTGCAGTCCATATCGCGTTGATAAGTATTGGAAAACCCGCTGACGCTCGGCGTCCGACAAGGCCGAGTCGTACACGATCACTTCGTACATATTGCCTAGAAAGTATGCCTCGTACCAGGGTTGCGCGTGGCTGCCAATGTATTTTTTGGCATGCTGTTCGAGCCGCCGCGGGGCGTCGGATACCCCTCGGCTCACCCCGTTGACCGCCAGTTCGGAATGATTCCCGACTGCGTCGTAGGTGTAGGCGACAGCACACGGCGCCAACGGCTTCACTGGCACGCCGCTTATCATACCAACGTTTGAGGTCTCTCCAACAGAATTACTCGCCCAAACGAGGCCACGCGGCACGTGGTCGGTAAGGAGACTCAGCTCCAGCGAGGGGGCGTTCAAACCATACTTCAGCAGCATTCCGCCGTGAGTGGAGCTGGCAAACGTCGCGGGGCTGGGGGCGAACACCACAAACGCCGTCTGCTGGTCGCCCGCTTCCATCGGGCTCGTCGACAGATAGGTCGACCAGCCGTCGAATCGAATCGCCGGCCGCTTCTCCCCATCGCGAATCCACGTCGGGCAAAGGCGCTCGTCGAACTGCCAGGCGTCGTCCGGGAAACTGTTTTCGCCAACGAGAATATCGGGCCAAACCGAAACGGGATCCCCTTCCTGCATGCTCGGCATGACGTCGGCCGCCAGCCAGAGCGTCAGCTTCTCCGTCAGCGGCAACTGCGGAAGCTTATCGGCGGGGAGGTCGGGAATCAGGCGACGGACAAACTTCTTGCTATCGGCACGAATTCGTTCCGGCTTCTTCGCGGAGACGCCGAACTTCACCGCTTGGTCCTGGCGGGTGTGCACCAGATTGCCGTCGACGCCCTTTTCGCCGAGCGGCCGCGTGACGACGTCGCCGTCGAAAACGTGGATTTCCGAATCGCCGAGTTTGTCGACAGCCACGCCGAACTCCGTGCCCAGGTCGACGACTTCGGCCGTCGGCGTGAGGATCGTGTAGCCGCGGGCGAATCTCGGCACGGCGGCGGCGATTTTCCCCGACGAAAGTTTTGCTTCGATGGCGGTCGTCATCACCATGTCGACCGGGCCTTCGAGCATCACACGCGTGCCGGCGTCGTAGGTCAGCTGCACGATCCCTTTCGTCAGTCGGAGGCGCTGCCCAGGCGCCAGCGTATCGCCGAACTTCAGCCCCGAGACGCCTTTCGGCCACTCGCAACCAGACAGACCGGTAACTCGCGCTACGGGCGGGCTGCCGGGAGAGGCGGCTCCTTTGATAATCGCTTGCCGATGCTTCTTCACTTCGGCAGGATCGCTGGCCGCGGCGAGCGTGTGGAGGCGATCAAGCTTGGCCATCATCGTCGTGTACTGCCACATGAACGCCACGGCGGCGATGCTGGCGACAAGAGCGACCGCGACGCCGTGCCGATTGACGTAATCAGTGGCGCGCCAGAACTTAGTGGGGAGCGTGCTGGGCGGTTCTACAGAATCGGAGCGTTTGCGGGAACTCTGAGCCGTACCTCGGGCTAAGCCCGCCGCTCCCGCTGACGAAACCATGGGAATCACATCCCCCGACGCGGTCTGCTCCAGGGGATGCTGCAAGAAATCGAGCGCTTCGCCCAGCGTACCAATTTCTTCTGCCAGGACCGAATCGTCGTAGAGGAATCTCGCAGCCGACCGCCGCATGGCTTCACTGCCGCGCAGTAAATCATCGAGCCGTGCGCGCTGCTCGTCCGACAACTCTCCGTCGAGTGCGACGAGCAAGAGTTCTCGAAGTTCGTCTTCTTCGGTGGCCATTGATGATTCCAAGCGACGATCGGCGGTCGTCGTCGCTGCCCCTGATCCGCTGCCTTAGTCTGCGTTCCAGTTCAAACTCGCTTCGACGCAACGCTCCAGTCCCTTCCTGATTCTCAGGAACAGACTCTTGATTGAGTCCTCGCTCCGCTGCGCTTGGGCGGCGATCTGTCGAATCGACATTTCCGCGCTGTAACGCTGCCAGAGCAATTCGCGATTCCTCCGCGGCACCTTGTCGAGGCACTTCCGCAAAGCGGCTTGCCGGTCGTTCGCATCCGCTGCCTCCACGGCGGCAGAGTCGAGCATCATCTCCGCAACTGCCGTCGAGTAGACGTGCCGATCGCGTTGGCCGTCGCGCAAAAACGACAGCACTTCGTAGCGGGCGATGGTCAATCCCCACGGCAAGAACTCCGAGCCGGTGCGAAACTCGCCCGCTTTCTTCCAGAGGACGAGATTCGTGCGCTGCAGCACGTCGGCCGCATCGGCGTAGTTCCCCAGGGACGCCAAAATGTATCCGCGCAGACGGCCCTGGTTGGCAGTCAACGCCTGCACGTAAGCCTCCAGCGCCTCGCTGCGTCCATCGCTCATCGTAGAAATTTCAACCGTTTGGAAATGGCGCGCCGATGCCCCTACCCGATGCCTCGACAATGGTGTGCTGCCTTCCTCTCCAGCATAGAGTCTCCGCGAAACGATAGCGGGTGGCGAAGAAAATCTGTGATTCCGCAAATTTCTGCGACTGGAGAGTTCTTGGCGAAATTCCGGCGACAAAAGAAGAAAATATGAAGAAAGCGCGTCACCACGGCCAGCCCTCCGGAGATACTAGGCAGACCGCGGTGGGGACGCCGCGATCGAGAGGCTTTTCTAACTCTCTTCTCATCGTGACGACGCGCGACTTCGCTTGTCATCCAGCGGTGTTCTTGGCGAGTCGAGTGACGGCGTAGTCCGCAGCCATCAGCTGCGTGACGACGGTCGACGCTCCGCCGCCAGAGCCAGCGCGTTCGGCACGACTGTGTGACTCTGCTGGGCCTCCACGCGAGGCAAGGGATAACAGCAACTCTTTCGGGGATGCATCATGACGCGTTTGAGGCTTTTCATCGCGGCAACGCTCGCTGCAGTCGGTCTGAGCATTGCGGCCTCGCCACAGGCGACGGCGGGATTCGACATCTACTGGCTGCCCACCGGCAGTTCCGGATGGAATTCGAACGCCAATTGGTCTTACACGCCTGGCGGCGCGGCGCGTCCCGAGGGGGCGCCGGGAGCTGCTTTCGAAGAAATCGGCGTCATTAACAATGGCGGAACGGCGACGCTCGGCACGGCGATCATCCAAGACGTCGGCGGCGTGTCGCTCGGACAAGCCGCGGCTGATTCCGGCACGTTGTCGATCACTTCCGGCGGCGTGTTCAACAGTGTGGTGAGCCCTTCGACGACCGGCGCCGCTGCGATCGGCGTCGCCGGTACCGGGACGCTCAACGTCAGCGGAACCGGTTCGTTTGCCGCCGCCAGCCTGTCAGTCGCTGGCCAGGCGGCTAGCCAAGCAACCTTCAGCGGCAACGCCGCCGTGGCGATCAGCGGCAGTTCCACGATCTCGCGAAACCTGCGCATCACCGGTCCGAACGTCAACTTCAACTCCGCCACCGGGGTGACGTTCCAAGGAACGAGCGTCTTGACGCACGAGATCACCAGCGGCTCCGGCCACTCGCCGGTGAAATCGGCCGCCAGCGTCGCGCTCGGCGGCAACTTGGCGGTGCAATTCAATGGCGTGACGCCGACTGCAGGCAACTCTTGGAATCTCGTCGACGCCGCTGCCATCACCGGCAACTTCGCCAACGCCACGATCGGCGGGCCAATTCAAGTGACCGGCGCCCCCGCCCCCGCCCTCGGTTCGGCGTATCGGCTTCGCCAAACCGCCGGCGGAAACAACGGCCAACTGCTGCAGGTCGCCTTGGAAACGATGCTCGTACTGCGAGTCAACCGTGACACGGGCGAGCTTTCCATCCGCAATCCGCTGGGCGCGGCGGTGAGCCAACTCGATGGCTACACGATTACCTCGCCCACGATCGGTTCGCTGCTCACCAGCTACAAGGGCATCTCCGGCGCACCCGCCGGGAACGCTGGCTGGGAAAAGGCACCGGGCAACTCTGCGAATGGTTTGGCCGAATTCAAGCCGACTGGCTCGTTCAACGTTTCCGCCGCAGGAACGTCCGTCACCCTCGGAACTGGGTTCAGCAAAACCGCGGTCGCCAGCAAAGGGCTTGGCGTCAACGGCGAGGATCTCCAGTTCACCTACCACGCCACCGGCGGCGCCGTGGTGAGCGGCCAGATTGAATACGTCGGCACGCAGTTCCTCAATAACATCGCGCTGATCGTCAACACGACGACCGGCATCGCGTCGCTCAAGAACGACTCGCTGACATCGCTGTCGATCGACGGATACTCGATTCTGTCGTCGACCGGCGCGCTCAACGGCGCCACCTGGACGAGCCTGGCCGATCGCGCGGGAACGTACCCCAACTGGCAGGAGTCGCCGACGACAACCAGCGCCTTGTCGGAGACGAACCCGGTGGCGCCGCTCGCCATTCCCGCCGGGCAATCGATCTCGCTCGGCAACATTGGCAACTTCGCCACGCAAGCCGCTAAGGATGGCTTGAGCATGAAGTTCATCCTAGGCAACGAGTCGACGTTCCGCATGGCCACGATTTCATTCACCTCCGGCGCAGCGCTGGCGGGAGACTACGACGGCAATGGCCGCGTCGATGGCGCCGACTTCCTGCTGTGGCAACGCGGCGGCTCGCCGAATCCGCTCAGCGCCGGCGATCTGGCGACGTGGAAAAGCAACTTCGGAGCCACCTCCGCCGTCGGCGCCGCTGCCGCCGTGCCAGAACCTGCTGCTTGCGTCTTAGCCTGCGTAGCGTCGCTGGCCGTCGTCGCCGGCCGCCGTCGCCGCTGATGCGGATTACACAGTTCAACGCAGCAAGCGTTGGATCTTTTTGTCGCCGCCCTGCCCCGTCAACAAGATTTTTCGAACACGACTCTCGGAGGTAAGAGAGAGATGATTCGCATCCAAGCTGTTTTCGCCGCCACCCTTGTCGCCGCGACGATCGCGTCTTCGGCACATGGCGCCGCCACGCTCTCGTTCAATGCCAGCCCGCCGGCGCTTGGCACTTACGATCAATCCCAATTGCTGGATGACGCCGTCATCCCGGGGGGCAACACGCCGGGCGGCGGAACCTACAACTCCCAGTCATACACCGACAACGGCGGGCCGCTGGGGCAGACGTTTACCGCCCCCGGCACGAAGCATCTCTACGCGTTGACCGCCCTCACGTTGAAGGGCGTGGGCGACACGGGCGGCGTGATCGACGCGGCTGGCGTCACCTGGGCCGTCCGCGTCAGCAAGGTTAGCGGAACCACGCTGACGCCGCTGAAAACCATCACCGGCATTCCGACGCTCGCCGGCGCCATTGGCACGGAATGGGTGACCCTCTCATTCACCGGGTCTGATACGACGACGCTCGACGGCGCCGCGCTATACGCCTTCGAGGTCTACACCACCGCCGGCTGGTTCGGCGTCGACGCGACGCAAGGCGACGCCGCCTACGCGGGAGGCTCGGCGTTTAACAGCGCGGGCGCCATCCGGTCGTTCAACGACAACACGCTCGGCAACGTGGCCGCGCACGGATACGACCGAACATTCGTCGCCCAGCTCACGGCGCCTCCCGGCGGCCCCGGCGACGTTGACAACAACGGCGTCGTCAATCTCGCCGACTACACCATCATTCGAAACAATCTCGAAAAGCCAGCGGCGATTTTCACCAACGGCGATCTCAACGGCGACAGTTACGTCGACCTCAATGACTTCCGCCGCTGGCGCGCGGCCGCTCCTCCTGAAATCGCGGCCCTCGTCGGAGTTCCCGAACCGGCAACGGCAACGTTGGCCCTCGCGGGCGCGCTGCTCGTAGCTGCTCGCGGGCGACGACGCCACCGCTAGGTTCATCGAAACGACAGTTCGAACGCGTGCAACTAATCAGCACGCTCCTCTCTTCAACTTATTCCAACTTCCAATCCTGACTGTCCGGACGAGTTTCAGGAAAGAACATCAATCATGAATACAAAGCACCTGTTGGCGATCGTCGGAGCCCTGGCGTGGCTCCTACCCGCAACTGTTAATGCCCAGAGCTTGGGGCTGAACTTCGCCGCCGGCGATCCCGACGCGGCGACGAGCTCGCTCAACCCGACCGACGTCGCGGGCGTCATCCCTGCGGCCAATTGGAACAATTTGCTCGGCGCCAACGGCACCGGCGTCGGCGGACTCTTCTACAACAATGCCGGCACGCCGGTTGCCAGCGGGGCGACAGTCACCTGGACCAGCCCGAACACCTGGCGTTCCGGCGGTAACAACGCTTTCCCCGCTGGGCCGAACAAGATCCTGACCTCGGGCTACCTCGACACGGGAGACACGGCCGCTAACGGCATCTCGATCACCGTCAACAACCTCGACACGACGCTCCGCACGCCGGCGTACGACGTCTACGTCTACTTCGTCAGCGACTCGAACGCCAATCGCGGCGGCGGGTACACGATTAACGACGGCATCAACAACATCGTGAAGTACGGCAGCTCGATGGGCAGCCCGACGGCATTCGTCGAAGATCCGGGTATCGATGCGGATCTGACGGTCGACGGCAATTATCTCCGCTTCCGCGGCTTGACGGGGTCGTCGTTTACGCTGACGACGAATACCACGCTCACGACCCCCAATGGGTTTCGCGCGCCGATCAACGCCATCCAGATCATCGGCGGCGTGTCGTTGGCCCCTGGCCCTGGCGACGTCAACGAAGACGGGTTCACGAACCTCGCCGACTACACGCTCATCAAGAACAACTTCTTCCTAGCGACCGGCGCCACTCGCGTGATGGGCGATCTCACGCTCGACGGCAAGATCGATTTGGCCGACTACACGATCTGGAAGAACAACGCGCCGGCCGCCGTGCTGGCGCAGATTGGCGTGCCGGAACCAGCAAGCGCCGCCCTCGCCGTCGGCGCCATCTTCGGCTTGGCTGGCGTCGCGCGTCGCGGTCGCCGCTGCGGAAAATCAATGTGCTAACGGAAAGCGTTCATCGAGACTGAGGAGTCGAGCCATGCGGCGTCGAAATGCAGGATTTACGTTAGTCGAATTGTTGGTGGTGATTGCGATTATCGGCGTCCTGGTAGCGCTCCTGCTACCCGCCGTGCAAGCGGCCCGTGAAGCGGCGCGACGCACGCAGTGCAAGAACAACCTCAAGCAAATGGCGCTCGGATGCATGAACCACGCCGACATCCAGAAGCACTTCCCGACTGGGGGTTGGGGTTGGTTCTGGGCGGGCGATCCGGATCGCGGCTTCGGCAAAGATCAACCGGGCGGGTGGATCTACAACACGCTGCCGTTTCTCGAGCAGGCCGCGCTGCACGATCAAGGTAAAGACGGGCAGCCTGACGTGCTGACCCAAGGCCAGCGAACGGCGGCAAGGACAACGCTTACTTCGCCGCTCGACGCTATCACCTGCCCGTCTCGTCGACCGGGAGGTCAGACGTTCCCCTACCTGAATGCAACCGGCATCTACAACGCGCTCAAGCCTGAGGCGGTCGGACGGAGCGACTACGCGGCCAACTCTGGAACGGTGTACGACGAAGCGGATAGTTTCCCTTCAACCTACGCGGCGGTTGGCGGATATTCCTGGTTTGAAAGCCGACTAGCGACGATGTCGCCTCCACAAGACTCGTCTCTGGTATTGAATGGCATTTCCCATCAACGGAGCCAAGTCACTTTTAAGCATATCACCGACGGCACCTCAAACACATACATGGTGGGCGAGAAGGCGCTCACGACTGTTAACTACGAAACGGGGGGCGATGCCGGCGACAATGAAACTTGGTGCACCGGATTCAACAACGACAACTTCCGCAAGACTGCCTCAGGCGCCTACGGTTCACTTGCTGCACTAACGCCTCTACTCGATGCACCTGAATATCCCGCTGGCGTCAACGGCCAAGACGCTTTCGGTTCCGCTCACGCGGGCGGCCTCAACATGGCCTACTGCGACGGTAGCATTCACACCGTCGGTTACGACATCGACTGGCAGATTCACCGTGACTTGGGCGACCGCGCCGACGGCAATGTGACGACCACGGGTTCGCCGTGAGCAAGGCGAGCAGCTACCGGAGTCACGCTCTAAATCTCCATTAAAACCGACTTATGCGTCCGACGAGCAAGCGTCTCGCCGTGGTTGTTGGGGGACAAACGGCGAGACGCTCTGCTCTTTCGAATACCGCGGCAGCGGCGGGCAACGCTGCGAGAGAAGAGGCGACAACGGGATTCAACGGCTTTGATCTCACATCCTCTGCTTGAAAGGTTGATGCTTATGAAACGACGCTTCTGTCTGATGGCCCTCCTCGCGATGTTCGTGCCGAGCGTAACGCATGCGGCGGTGACGATGTCCTTCAGCGCCGGCAACACGCCGCCGACGGTCGGCCCGCTCGATCAATACAACTTTCTGAGCGACGCCACGGTCCCCGGCGGATCGGCGCCCGGCGGCGGAACCTACAACTCGCAAAACTACAGCGACAACGGCGGCCCTCCCGGGCAAACCTTCAGAACTCCCGCCGGCGCGACGCCCTACAAACTGCAAGCGATCTCGCTCCTCGCCGTCGGCGACGGCGGCGGCGGCGTCTTCGACTCCGGAACCTGGAGCCTGCGCGTCAGCTCGGTGGCCGGCACAACGCTAACGCCGATCGCCACGCTCACCGGGATCGCGAACCTCGGCTCGAACGCCAACGATAAGACCGAAGGTTGGTTGAAATTCAGCCTCACCGGAGCCGACTCGCCCACGCTTAACCCGAACGCCGACTACGCCTTCGAACTCTTCTCCGCCAATGGTTGGCAAGGCTTCGACGCGACGCAAAGCGACGCTGGCTACGCCAACGGGACGGCGTTCAACAGCGCCGGCGGCGCTCGATCGTTCGCTGACGCGACGCTCGGCAATCTGGCCAATCACGGCTACGACCGGACGTTTCACGTCGCGCTCTCCGCCGTTCCTGAACCGGCGGCAGGGTTGCTCGCAGTCGTTGGATTGGTCGGGCTGTTGGCCAACCGCCGCCGTTTGAAGTAGTTGACTTAACGCTCTCTCAGCGACGGACCACAGAGATCCACCGCAGAGGGAAGATGACGTACGCACTAGCCTTCGGAGTCGCGAGCACTCGCGGCTCCGAAGGCGTTTGGTTGAATGAACAGACGGAGGGGCGCCGTGATGAGCAAACAGCTGAGGTGGCGGCGTCGCCGTCCGCGCAACGTAGTACCACCGACTTCCAGGGGGCGGTCAGCGTTCGCGGCGAGCCTGTCGCTCGGTTTCGAAACGCTCGAAGATCGCCGTATGCTGGCGACTGTTCCGGCGGGCTTTACGGAGTCGGTCGTCGCGTCGAATTTAACCAGCCCGATCGCGATGACTGCCGAACCATCCGGACATCGCCTTTGGGTGGCATTTCAAGACGGTCGCCTCGGCGTCATCGAGCATGACGCGCTGCAGTCGCAGTTGGCGTACACGTTGCCGTGCGATGGAACCGGCGAACGCGGTTTTCAAGGCATCGCGCTCGATCCCGATTTCGAGACGAACGGTTTCATCTACGTCTATTACACGGCAACGTCCCCCGAGAGCCACAACCGCCTCAGCCGGCTGACGGTCGATCCGACGACGGACAAAACCATCCTGCCCGGCAGCGAAGTGGTGCTGCTCGATCTGCCGCTCTTCTCCCAGTTGCCGACGAACAAGGCGCCCATCTGGCACATGGGCGGAGCGATTCAATTTCTCTCCGACGGCACGCTCACGATTCAAATCGGCGATCATCAGAACAACAGCATCGTGCAGAACAACAATGCCCCGCTCGGCAAAGTGCTGCGCGTCAATCGCGATGGTTCGCCGCGGACCGACAATCCGTTCTACAATCCTGCCGATACGAATCCCGCTGGCGGAAACGACTGGAGCGGCAACGCCCCGGGAGACGTCGACTGGATCGATTACGTGTGGGCCTCGGGGTTGCGCAACCCGTTTAGCAGCGACGTCGATCCCGTCACAGGCCGCTACTTCATCAACGACGTTGGGGAGGGAACGTGGGAGGAAATCGACGAAGCCACGGTCGCCGGTCGCAACTTCGGCTGGCCGCTAACTGAAGGCGCGTTCAACCCTGCGACGTTCCCCACGTTCACCAACCCTGTGTTGGCGTACAACCACAGCGAAGACAGCGCCATTACCGGCGGTGCATTCTACAGCGGCGTCTTGCCGCAGTTCCCGGCGCAATACCAGGGAGGTTACTTTTATTCGCAGTTCACGGCCGGTCGCATCAAGTACGTCGATCCGGCGAACCCAGCGGCGGCCGTCACGTTCGCGACTGGCGCCGAGTACCCGATGAACATCGAAGTGACGAGCGACGGCTCGCTCTACTACATCGCTCGTGGCGCCGGGGCCGGAGGAGCACCGGGCATTGGCACGGGGTCGATTCGCAAGATTCAATTCGCCGCCAACATTGCCCCGCAGATCAACCAGCACCCGAGCAACGCGCTGGTTTCGCTTGGGCAGAACGCGATATTCACGGCGAGCGCCGCCGGATCGACGCCGTTGAACTACCAATGGCAGCGTTACAACGGGTCGGCGTTCGTCAACATCCCCGGAGCCACCAGCGCCACGCTCACGCTGAACAACGTCTCGTTGGCCGATAACGGCGCCCAGGTGCGCGTCGTCGTGACAAACATCGTCGGCAACGCCGTGAGCAATGTCGCCACGCTCGCAGTGACAACCGACACGCCCCCCACGCCGACGATCGTCACGCCCACGCTCAGCAAAACCTACGTCGGCGGCGAGACGATCTCCTTTTCAGCCACCGCTCAGGACCTGGAGGATGGGGCGCTGGGCGGCAGTGCGATGACGTGGCAAGTCGATCTTCATCACGACACGCACTCGCACCCCTTCATGCCGCCGACGGCGGGAATCAGCTCAGGCAGCTTTGTGATCCCCACGATCGGGGAAATTTCGCCCAACGTCTGGTATCGCATCACGCTCACGGTCGTCGATTCAGCCGGCCTCAAAACGAGCATCTTCCGCGACGTCCATCCGGTGACCAGTAACTTCACCGTGATGACGAACTTCGGCGGCGGGCAAATTCTGATCGATGGCCAACCCCAGGCAGCGCCGCTGACGACGACCGGCGTCGTCAACATCGAACGGACGCTCACCGCCCCGCTGACGCAGTTAACCTCCACAGGCGCGCTGGCGACGTTCGTCCGCTGGCAAGACGGCGAAACGAACAACAC
This sequence is a window from Lacipirellula parvula. Protein-coding genes within it:
- a CDS encoding NPCBM/NEW2 domain-containing protein, whose product is MLATVPAGFTESVVASNLTSPIAMTAEPSGHRLWVAFQDGRLGVIEHDALQSQLAYTLPCDGTGERGFQGIALDPDFETNGFIYVYYTATSPESHNRLSRLTVDPTTDKTILPGSEVVLLDLPLFSQLPTNKAPIWHMGGAIQFLSDGTLTIQIGDHQNNSIVQNNNAPLGKVLRVNRDGSPRTDNPFYNPADTNPAGGNDWSGNAPGDVDWIDYVWASGLRNPFSSDVDPVTGRYFINDVGEGTWEEIDEATVAGRNFGWPLTEGAFNPATFPTFTNPVLAYNHSEDSAITGGAFYSGVLPQFPAQYQGGYFYSQFTAGRIKYVDPANPAAAVTFATGAEYPMNIEVTSDGSLYYIARGAGAGGAPGIGTGSIRKIQFAANIAPQINQHPSNALVSLGQNAIFTASAAGSTPLNYQWQRYNGSAFVNIPGATSATLTLNNVSLADNGAQVRVVVTNIVGNAVSNVATLAVTTDTPPTPTIVTPTLSKTYVGGETISFSATAQDLEDGALGGSAMTWQVDLHHDTHSHPFMPPTAGISSGSFVIPTIGEISPNVWYRITLTVVDSAGLKTSIFRDVHPVTSNFTVMTNFGGGQILIDGQPQAAPLTTTGVVNIERTLTAPLTQLTSTGALATFVRWQDGETNNTRTIATPASGQAYIALYADASGSLAFLSDLPVANAPAPNGWGPIERDTSNGEAAAGDGVPMAIQGVGYVKGLGVHAFSDVQYQLGGKFERFIADVGVDDETGDNGSVTFQVYADNVLLFNSGTMTGASASQKVDVSVVGVQVLRLVVGNAGNGDGLDHADWANARLIGDQTGSQVYVNFQTASAATPAGYLADAGLVFGNRGNGQSYGWSSDHTDVARDRDANADQRLDTLNQFHAGQSWELALPNGVYAVTVSIGDPSFTSAHTLNVEGISFWNNATLAANQFKQRTMMVTVADGRLTLDAGNAVERGTRPNYIEVIPTAAPTLFPLRLGDFNADGRVDGADFLRWQRSYGATSSTHAQGDADEDGDVDQADLAVWKATFGASNPPAIAASSVAAVAIPDSLAAPASIAGADSPTAHSADEVLTETLAERRPFALTTLGLASELPTGRTEMLRARNIEPTPSSGHEEPTAPSLNRRVWAKSEASHATLNAGNHQAHDDAFAAIDFTTLRHWSGDLRQLARQ